The DNA segment CCAAACCGCTGACCGCCGAATTGCGCCTTCCCACCCAGGGGCTGCTGGGTGATGAGCGAGTAGGGTCCAATAGAGCGGGCGTGGATTTTGTCCTCGACCAGATGCGACAGTTTCATCATATAAATCGTCCCCACCGTGACCGGCTGGTCGAATAGTTCACCCGACTGCCCGTCGAAGAGCGGCGTCTTGCCTGAGGTCGGCAGCCCGGCTTCGGCGAG comes from the Calditrichota bacterium genome and includes:
- the rpoB gene encoding DNA-directed RNA polymerase subunit beta (DNA-dependent RNA polymerase catalyzes the transcription of DNA into RNA using the four ribonucleoside triphosphates as substrates; beta subunit is part of the catalytic core which binds with a sigma factor to produce the holoenzyme) encodes the protein LAEAGLPTSGKTPLFDGQSGELFDQPVTVGTIYMMKLSHLVEDKIHARSIGPYSLITQQPLGGKAQFGGQRFGEMEVWALEAYGAAHTLQEILTVKSDDVDGRSRSYEAIVKGDILPVPGVPESFNVLVNELMGLGLDVKLE